The Bacillota bacterium genome includes the window CAATGGGTACTCGCTGCCCGTTGTCAAGAAGACGACCAGAACCCACCGCCATGACCTCTCCCTTCTGCGGCTTTTCTTTGGCGGTGTCCGGCAGCACGATGCCGCCCTTGGTCACTTCCTCCATCGGCAGAGGTTTAACCACTACCCGTTCTCCTAAAGGCCTTATCAAAGATAACCCCTCCTTTTAAGTTAAACTGTTAGCACTCGATTTAATTGAGTGCTAACAAATAATATAACGAAATCGTGCATAAAGGTAAACTGTCAAATAGCCTAAATATCAGCTTTCAGGCGGTAGCAATATTTAATTATCCTAAAAAAACGGCCCGTATTCTCTTGTTTCACCAAATTTTAAGCTCATGTGATTTCGGCACAAGATAGTTTTGCTAAATAATCTTACCGTTTCCAAGGAAAATTATTCGTAATCGGTGTATCTGTCACGTAATCAAACTAATAATCATCCTATCGCGTTACTCAAAAGAAACGTCGAAAGAACGCCGGGTTGATTGGCCCTGAAAATAGACTTTCTACGGCGGAATTATGGCTGCTCAAGACAATTATTTTGACACTTCGCGCCCGGCGGGTCTATCCTTAACTGAAACATGAATAAATGTATCAATTTTCATGTTGGCTAAATTGTTAGTTAAGCCTATACTTTCCTTAAAGGAAGGAAAGCGGTATGCAAGACACGCTTCATTGGAGAAAGGAAGAAGCACGGGCGGTCCTTCTGAAGCGGCGCGACGCGCTTATTAAGGAAACGGTTAAGGATTGGGGAGAGACAATTCAGGAGAGCGTTCGTCGGCTGCCGCTTTTCCAGGGCGCGCGGATAATAATGTTTTACGCGCCTTTCCGCAACGAGGTCGAGACAGAGGGTCTTATAAAGGAAGCGCTCGCCGCGGGGAAACGTGTCGTATTTCCCGTGGCTGACAAGGTGAACAGGGAGCTTGTTGCCCGGCAGATAATGCGTTACCCGGATGATCTTACGCCCGGAGCTTACAACATCCTTGAGCCGCTGTCGTCGTGTCCGGTAATAGCGGCGAAAGAAGTTGACCTGATCTTTGTGCCGGGCGCGGCTTTTGACCCCCAAGGCTACCGTTTGGGCTACGGGGGAGGGTATTACGACCGGTTTTTGCCGAGGACAAAAGGTATTTCCATCGGGTTGGCTTATCACTTTCAATTACTGGTCACCGTTTTCCCGGAGGAACACGACTGGCCGGTGAACTTTGTTGTAACCGAGGACGTGACGATCGAAACAAACGCGGAGGCGAGGCGGAGGAAATGAGGTATCTGTGCAGCGCACAATTGGAGGAAGACCCGGAACTTAATGCGATCGTTGACCTTTATCGGAACAGACCTGAGCAGTTAATTGCGGCGCTTCTAGCCGTCCAAAAGCTGTACGGATACCTGCCGGAGGCGGCCATGCGCTCGTTAGCGAAAGAACTAAAGGTGCCTTTCAGCAAAATATATGGTGCGGCGACGTTCTACTCACAGTTCAGGTTAAAACCGCGCGGCCGCCATCTGGCAAGCGTCTGTCTCGGAACGGCCTGCCAGGTTCGCGGCGGCGAACGGATATACCGCAGGGTAAAACGCGAACTGGGAGTGAAATTAGGGGAGACCACTCCTGACGGCCGTTTTACCCTTGAAACGGTTTCATGCGTCGGAGCGTGCGGCATGGCGCCGGTCGTTATCGTCGATGAGCATACCCACGGGAGGCAAACGCCGGAAAAGGCGGTAAAGGTTATCAATTCTTACGATTAAGGTAAAGACAAGGGATATATAACGTCTTCTTTCGTTAAAAAAGAAGTCAGAACATTTTTATTACCCTTAAGCCGTGAATAAGCAAAGAAGTGTGACGTGAGAGGTTGGGTATTCTGTGGGTTCTTTAATGGAAAAATGCTGTAACCAATGCAGGCATTCACCAGCAACTCCCTGTAAAGATTATGTTAATTGCCGGGTGGAAGGGCCGATTTGTCACGACGACCAGAAGTGTAAAGAAAAGCGCCGGGAGTTCCTGAAACATATCGTTACCGAACCGGGGGCCGAACGCAAAAAGGTTGTGCTCTGCGGGGGGCTGAACTGCGGTTCAGCCGGGGCTTTCAGCCTGGCCGATGTTTTTCGCGACGAAATTGAGAAACAGGGGCTCGGTGACTTAACCACGGTGGTGCTTTCAGGATGCAGAGGATTCTGCGAGCAGGGACCGAGCGTAATAATCGAGCCGGACCGGACTTTTTACCGGTGGGTCACCCGGGAGGATATTCCCGAAATTGTAAGTGTGCATCTAAAAGAAGGCGGGGTCGTTGAAAGACTTCTTTACCAGGACCCGCAGACCGGTTTACTCTGCCGAACCTGCGACGATATACCTTTCTATCAGCGGCAGATGAAGGTGGTTCTGAAGCATTGCGGTTTTATAGACCCGGAAGACATCAGCGAGTATATAGCGGTCGGCGGTTATCGGGCTCTCGCACAGGCCGTGAACGACATGAAACCTGACGGCGTACTCGAGGAGATAAAGAAGTCCGGTCTGCGGGGACGCGGAGGCGCCGGTTTTCCCACCGGCAAAAAGTGGGACACGGCGCGCCGGGTGCCTGCCGACAAGCGATACGTTATATGTAACGCCGACGAAGGAGACCCGGGTGCTTTTATGGACCGCGCGGTTCTTGAAGGGAACCCTCATTCCGTTCTTGAAGGGATGCTGCTGTGCGCGTACGTGGTCGGGTCGGATGAAGGATATATTTATGTGCGGGCTGAGTACCCCCTGGCGGTAAGACGCTTGCGTATCGCGATCGAGCAGGCCGAACGGTACGGACTTCTTGGAACCGACATATTGGGTTCGGGAATGAATTTCAACATTAAAATTAATGAGGGCGCAGGGGCTTTCGTGTGCGGTGAATCAACGGCGCTTATGTCTTCGATAGAAGGAAACCGGGGCATTCCGCGGATCAAGGTGCCCCGCTCAACCGAGAAGGGCCTTTTCGGCAAACCGACGGTGCTGAATAACGTTGAGACCTTCGCCAATGTCCCAAAGATAGTAGTAAACGGGGGCGGGTGGTTCGCCTCCGTGGGCACGGAAAGAAGCAAAGGAACAAAGATCTTTGCATTAAGCGGGAAGGTGCAGAACACGGGATTGGTCGAGGTCCCCATGGGAATAACCCTCCGGGATCTGATCTTCGGAATCGGCGGCGGTATTAAGGGCGGCGGTAAGTTTAAGGCCCTGCAGATAGGCGGTCCTTCCGGCGGCAGCCTTCCCGAAGACATGCTTGATCTACCGATAGATTATGAATCACTGACCGGAGCCGGGGCGATGATGGGATCGGGAAGCATCGTGGTTATGGACGATGAAAACTGCATGGTGAACATGGCCCGCTTCTTCCTGAACTTCACAGAACGCGAGTCCTGTGGAAAGTGTACTCCCTGTCGCGAGGGGACCACCAGAATGCTTGAAATATTGGAGCGAATAACCACCGGTAACGGAAATTTGAACGATATTCCGCTTCTCGAATATCTTGGTGGAGTTGTAAAGACAACCGCTTTCTGCGGTTTGGGAACGTCGGCCCCTAATCCGGTTTTAACCACGTTGAGTTATTTCCGGAACGAGTATCTTAGACATATAAGGGATAGACGCTGTCCGGCCGGGGAATGTCTTGCCCTGCGCCAGTTTATCATTATGACCGATAAATGCTCCGGCTGCGGCGCATGCGCGTTTGTGTGTCCGGCAAAGGCAATAAGCGGTGAAAAGAAGAAACCTCACCAAATAGACCTTGACGCGTGTATCAGGTGCGGGCGCTGCTACGAGATATGCAAAAAATATAAGGCCATTAAGCGGCGCTGAATAGAGCCGGGTGTTCTGCCGGGTGCTTGCCCGGGTAGACATCGGGAACTGTTCAAGGCATAGGTTTTCGGATGAAAAACGCGGCTGAATGCCGGGCAGCAGTATCATAGGGGGTAAGCCTTTTGGCAAAAGAAGTGACTCTAATAATAAACGGGCAGGAGATTACCGTCCCGGAGGGGACTACTATCCTCGAAGCGGCACGTGGAGCGGACGTAGACATTCCTACCCTCTGTCATGACCCCGAACTCGCGCTGTGGGGCGGTTGCCGTTTGTGCATAGTTGAGGTCCGCGGTATGAAAAGCATGCCCGCATCTTGTTGCACGCCTGTGCGCAGGGGTATGGTGGTGGAAACGGAAAGTCCTGCGGTACGCCATGCCCGCCGGACCCTGATCGAACTTTTTCTGGCCAACCATCCCGACGACTGTCTCGCCTGCGAAAAAACAGGGGCTTGTAAGCTACAGGACCTTGCCTACCGGTACGGGGTGAGGCAATCAAGTTTTGCAGGAAAAAAGCGGAATTATCCCATCGAAAAAGAGAATCCGTTTATCGTCAGAGATATGAACAAATGTATTCTGTGCGGTCTCTGCGTGAGGGTTTGCAGCGAAATCGCAGGCAGATCCGTAATCGATTTCACGAACCGGGGATTTTTCAGCAAGATTACACCGGCGATGGACCTGCCTCTGGAGAAGTCAGAGTGCGTTTTTTGCGGCAACTGCATCTCAGTATGTCCGGTCGGCGCCATCACAGCTAAACCGATGTGGGGCCAGGGGCGGCGCTGGGAGGTAAAAAAGGTCAGGACGGTGTGCCCTTACTGCGGAACGGGATGTTCATTCGACCTTAACGTAAAAGGAGACAGGGTTATCGGGGTCACTTCAACGCCAGAGGCGCCGGTGAACGGGCGCTGGTTATGCATTAAAGGGCGATTCGGATTCGGCTTTATTCATCACCGGGAACGTCTGCAGATGCCGCTGATCAGGAGCCCATACCTTTTCAGTAAGGTAACCTGGGAAAAGGCGGTAAGTACCGCTGCCGGGCGCCTGAAAGAGATAAAGGCAAAATACGGACCGGAGGCGATCGGGATACTGGCTTCGGCCCGGTGTACGAACGAAGAGAATTACCTGCTCAACAAGTTTGCCCGGGCGGTAGTCGGGACCAACAACATCGATCACTGCGCCCGTCTCTGACACTCTCCCACCGTCGCCGGTCTGGCGGCATCGTTTGGGAGCGGAGCGGCTACAAATACGCTCGCCGAGATACCGGATGCCGAATTCATCCTGGTGCTTGGCAGCAATACCACTGAAACACATCCGGTGGTAGCGATACAGATTCAGAAAGCCCTGAGGCGCGGGGCGGTTCTGGCGGTTGTGGACCCGCGAGCGACAGAGATATCTTCCCGGGCACGTTACCACCTGCAGATCAAACCGGGCACCGATGTGGCGCTCTTAAACGCCATGGCGAACGTTATTATTAAAGAAAAACTTCAGGATAAGGAATTCGTGTCGACGCGAACGGAGGATTTCGAAGCGTTTCATAAGGAAGTGAAACGCTGCCCGCCGGAGATGGCGGCCGAGCTCTGCGGTATTTCGGCAGATGCCGTCAGGGCGGTCGCCAGAGGTTACGCCCGGGCGGGAACAGCCGTTATATTGTACACGATGGGAATCACACAGCACACATGCGGTACCAATAACGTTATGGCCATAGCCAACCTGGCGATGCTCTGCGGGCACGTAGGGAAGGAATCAAGCGGTATATATCCTTTAAGGGGGCAGAACAACGTACAGGGCGCGTGCGACATGGGCGCACTGCCCGACTGCCTGCCTGGTTACCAGCGTTTGGACGACCCGAAGGTACACGCCAAGTTTAAAGCGGCCTGGAACGCCCCGGTACCCAAAAAACCGGGTCTTGCCGCGCCCGAGATGTTTGAGGCGGCGGCCGAGGGACGGATCAAGGCGATGTATATCGCCGGTGAAAACCCGGCGCTCACCGAAGCGGACGGCGGTATGGTAAAAAAGGCGCTGGAAAAGCTGGAGTTACTGGTTGTTCAAGACCTTTTCCTCACGGAAACAGCACGGTTTGCGCATGTGGTCCTGCCGGCCGCAAGTTTTGCCGAAAAAGAGGGTACCTTTACCAACACCGAGCGCCGGATTCAAAGGGTGCACAAAGCGGTATACCCTGTCGGTGAAGCCAAGCCGGATGGTGAAATAATCTGCCTTATGGCCAGGGCCATGGGATATCCGATGTGGTACAGTTCGCCGGCCGAGGTGATGGCGGAAATAGCCAACCTTACTCCGATTTACGGCGGGGTATCATATTCATATCTGGAAAACGACGGCCTTTTTTGGCCTTGTCCGGCGCCGGGACACCCGGGCACCAGGATACTTCACCAGAAACGTTTTATACGCGGGAAAGGACGTTTCCATCCGGTGAGTTTCTCACCCCCTGATGAACAACCGGACGACGAGTTCCCGTTGCTCTTGATCACCGGAAGATACCTTACCCATTATCATTCGGGTACGATGACAAGCCGTACCCCGCTAGGTTTCTACCAGCAGACCTGGGTGGAATTGAGCATGCAGGACGCAGAGCGTCTTGATATCGGCTGCCGGGACCGCGTAACCGTAACCTCCAGGCAGGGAAGGGTGAAAATGGTCGCCACGGTCAATGAAAACCTGCCGGAGGGGGTAATATTTGCGACCTTCCATTCGGCGGAAAGCCCGGTTAACCTTCTTGTGGGCCCGTGGCGCGACCCGATCGCTAAAATTCCGGCTTTTAAAGGGGTCGCCGTTAAGATTGAGAAGGCGGTCAAATAACAGTCACGAGTCACGAGTTGCGGGTTACGAGTCACGAGTTGCGAGTTGCGGGTTACGAGTCACGAGTTGCGGGTCACGAGTCACGAGTCACGAGTCACGAGTCACGAGTCACGAGTCAAAGATACTGACTACTAATTATCACTCCCGGACTATCCTTTCCGGGTGTGTGTAAAGGTTAAAACGCTCGCCACGGGCAAAGCCGATGGCGGTTACGCCTTCGGCGATTGCAGTTTCAATACCCCTGGAGGTCGGGGCGGCGGGGGAAACTACCACCCGGATACCCGAACGCGAAACCCTTTCCATTACCCCGCAGGTAAGACGCCCGCTGAAAAACAGGATTAGACCTGAAGGATTCAGTTTTTTTCTCAATATAAAACCGGTTAGTTTCTCAAGCACGTTGAAGCGGCCTGTGTCTTCAACCATAAAGACGACCTTGTCTGAATCGACGATCAGCCCGCAGTGCACGGCGCCGGTTTTCCGAAAGAGATGGTTCTCAGCGAGATTCTCTGCGTATTTTAAAACTATTTCCGGCGTGATGAAGGGTTCAAGGGGCAGGGAAGGGACCGGCGGGTAATCCGGCTTGCTTCTTGAAGCGCGAAGTATAACATGCGCCTCTTTTTTTGTCGAGTCCATCTCCAGCGTTTCTATATCGGAAAGTTCTGTTATAAAGCGGGATTGAAACAGGTGCCCGATGAGCAGAAGGTCGAGGTCCGCGGGGAGACAGAAAGCGGTATGGATGTGGTGCCCGTCGAGGTATATGAGAAAGACTTCTTCACGGACCACCACGTCAGACGGGTCTTCCCAGTTTCCCCTTGTATAGCGGTGTATCTGCCGTTGTGTAGTGATCAAAGGGTTTATCCTCCTTACGACTTCGTCGGGAGAGGCCGCGAAAATATTCTCCCTGACAGGATTAGGGGGTACTTAGGAACTTGTAAAAAGTACCGGGAAATAAGTGGACGTCCCACCTGGGTTAGAATTATTATAAACTTTCAGGAGGGGGTGTAAAAGGTTGAAGGAAAAAACAATCGGTGAGGTTCCGGAAAAGGTGCTTGATGCGGTGCGTGGCGCCGCTCCGGAAAAGAGAATAACCTGTGCTGCCGCGCATGCGCTTGCCAAAGAGCTTGACGTTCCGCTTAAACTAGTGGGCGCAGCCTGCGATGCGCTGGGCATTAAGATAAAAGAGTGTCAGATGGGATGTTTTTAGTGCTTTCCGAAACACATTATTTTCATAACACATTACATTTCCCAAGTAAAGCTCGAGTTTATAATTTTATGTCGTTGTTTAGTTGGTTATGGAAAACCCCGGAAGGATATAGTGGAATTATATAGAAATACTAACCAGACAGGAAGCAGGCTGATTCGGCAAAATGCTGCAAATCTTCATTAATTATTGTCGTGCAACGCTGAAGTGTTCCAGGGCGGGGGCTTTAAAAAAGGGGACTTTCCGTGGACCGTATGACCTTTATAACCGTGATTCTGATATCTTTCCCCGAAGCGATCCTGGTTGCGATGCTGGGCTTGGTATTGGTCGGGGTCCGGCCTCGGTGGCGGCAACTGGCGGCCATTGGTGCTTTGCAGGCAGGGGCGGCTTACCTGGTACGATTATCCCCGGTGCCCTTTGGCGCACACACCGTCTTCTTGGCAGCCGTTTTTGTGGGCGTAATCCGCCTGGTTGTGCGTATGGACTGGCGGGTAGCGGCGCTGGCCGGCCTGCTGGGTTTGACTATCTATGAGGCTATCGAAACCGTTACTGTACCGTTGTTAATACACCTTACAGGCTATCCCCTCACTCACGTGTTAAAGCATCCATACCTGCGGATTCCCTTTTTTATTCCGGAAGCTGCGCTTCTGGGGCTAATTACCTGGTTATGCCGGCGCTTTGGTTTCAACCTGCTCGGACCACCCCCGGGCTACCAGGTAGACAGCAGCGAATGGCATAGTTTAAATAGGTCTTATTTCTTAGTATACCTGCTCGCTATATTGCCCGTTATACTTCTCGCTATACTGAATACGGCTTTTTTGGCCTCTCGGACCGGTGCGTTTCCAACCCGCTACCTGTCCGTTTTTCTTATCGGCATGGCACTGGCCGTTTTGATTCTTACTGCCCTTACCCCTATAAAAATTCAGGCTGTCAGCCGGGCCGTAGCGGGTGCATACGCGGCCGGGAAAACCGCCGAAAGCCTTATGCATATCGGCGAACTGCTCCGATTGGTTCGCCGTCAGCACCATGACTTTCACCATGAACTCCAGACCGTTTACGGTTTGCTGGAAACCGGTTGTTGCGAAGAGGCACGGCAATACATCCGGAAAACCCACGAAACCATAAGCGCTCCCTTAGAACTAATACGTACGGACAATCTCTACGTTACGGCCCTGCTGTATACTAAGCTGGCGCTGGCTGAGGCCAAACAGATCAGACTGGAACCGGTCACCGAATGCTCGCTGGAAAAGTTACCTTTGAACTTGCTGGAGGTTGCCTCGCTGTTTGGTAACCTCCTGGATAATGCCCTGGAGGCTGTCGAAAATAATCCGTCTGAGGAAAGGATTGTCCACCTGGAGATTAAGCGCGATCAGAAAGGCTGCTTCATTAGCGTGGCCAACCGCGGCCGGCTCGATATAACGCAGCGTACACGGCTTTTTCAGGAGGGCTGTACTACAAAGGAAGGCCATGCGGGATTGGGTCTGGCAAGCGTGAGAAAGATAGTGGAGAAATACGGCGGAACCATTACGGTTACTTGTCATGGTAACGAAACCGTCTTTAGGGTATCGCTTCCCTTGGATGAGCATGCGTCTGCAGTCTAACCCTCCGACGGAGGGTTAAAAACAGCCCCGAATAATACTTGAATTGTAGAAGGAGTAACCCATGCCGCCTTAGGCGGCACAACGAGGAATGAAAATTAGCGTTAGAAATGGCATTTGCCTGTTATATCCGGTATTTATTGTTTTAATTCATGGCGTTCTTGGCGTCTTGGCGGTTGGTCTATTTTCGATAGGAGAATGTAATAAATGCCGGTTACCGTGTTGATTGCCGAAGATGACCCGGAGATGCGGCGGGTGTTGAAAAAAGTCGCCGAAGAAAGCGGCGACGTGCAGGTGGTGGGCGAAGCGGCGGACGGAGCGGAGGCTCTCGCGCTGTTTGAAACCTTGCGGCCCCGGGTGGTTTTCATAGATATCGACCTCCCGGTAAAAGACGGGGCAACGCTGGCCCGGGATATCTTCCATCGCGACCCCTCAACGTACTTTGTGTTCATCACGGCCTACGACCAATACCGGGAAGATGCCTTTGAGGTCTACGCCTGCGATTACCTCGTCAAGCCCTTTAAAATCGAGCGCCTCCGCCAGACTCTGGAACGTTTACGTTTGCATCTCAACGGCCGGGTTGTCGAACAACACGTACCTGCGCTATCCCGTCTATCGGAAGTACCCCCGGAGGATTTGCGCCTGTTTCGCACGGGTTCCAGACTGGTTATGTTACACCTGAAGGATATCATTTTCATTACCAGGGAAGGGCGCCGGACGGTAATTTACCATGTGGATGGCTGGCTGGAAACCAGCGAGAATCTCAACACCCTGGCAGAGGAAATGGGTGGGTATCCATTTTTACACACCCAAAAGGGGTTTATCGTCAACCTGAAAATGGTGCAAGAAATCATCCCGGCCGGTCGAACCTACGAACTTATCATGGCCCACACCGAAAAAAGGGCGCTGATTACTTCGGAAAAGTTCCGGGAACTGAGGGAATTACTGGAAACGAAAAAGCGTGTGAAAAGAGAATGATGGAACGATTCTGCACAGGTACGAACTAATCCTTTTTCAGTCCTGCTACATTGTGTTCACCTCTATGACTTGCTTTAACTTACCCCTGTACCCCTTTATACTTTAGAAAAGTTTTGTGCACGATTTTGTAGCTTTCAGACATGGATATGTAGTTTTCAGACATGAAATTGTAGTATTTGGACAAAGTGGGTGGACAAGGAAGAACATTTCCTCAACAATATATATTGAAGGGAATTTGGCTTAGTACTTGGTCCGGCATATGGCTGAAGCGCCTTCCATATCAGGAGGTAATTTTAATGAACCTGGCTCAGGTTGCGACAAAGTTGGCTCTATACCTTGCCAACCAAGCAGACCTGCCGAATGAACGCGTGGATTCTTTACGCTTCGGATTGGAAATCATCATCGGTACCATGATTAAAGGTGTGCTCCTGTTTGCTGTTGCGTGGGCATTAAATATCGTAGCGGAGGTTGCGGTGGCTTTGTCAGCCGGAAGTGTTTTCCGGCTGCTTGCGGGCGGGGCCCATTGCAGTGGATATGGACGCTGTCTGCTGTTGGGTATCGGCGTTTACCTTGCGATAGGTAAGGTATCTGCAATTTACGGATTTTCACTTTCATCTTGCTGGCTGTTTTATCTGATCATTATTTGTTAC containing:
- a CDS encoding LytTR family DNA-binding domain-containing protein, with protein sequence MPVTVLIAEDDPEMRRVLKKVAEESGDVQVVGEAADGAEALALFETLRPRVVFIDIDLPVKDGATLARDIFHRDPSTYFVFITAYDQYREDAFEVYACDYLVKPFKIERLRQTLERLRLHLNGRVVEQHVPALSRLSEVPPEDLRLFRTGSRLVMLHLKDIIFITREGRRTVIYHVDGWLETSENLNTLAEEMGGYPFLHTQKGFIVNLKMVQEIIPAGRTYELIMAHTEKRALITSEKFRELRELLETKKRVKRE
- a CDS encoding NADH-quinone oxidoreductase subunit NuoF; this translates as MEKCCNQCRHSPATPCKDYVNCRVEGPICHDDQKCKEKRREFLKHIVTEPGAERKKVVLCGGLNCGSAGAFSLADVFRDEIEKQGLGDLTTVVLSGCRGFCEQGPSVIIEPDRTFYRWVTREDIPEIVSVHLKEGGVVERLLYQDPQTGLLCRTCDDIPFYQRQMKVVLKHCGFIDPEDISEYIAVGGYRALAQAVNDMKPDGVLEEIKKSGLRGRGGAGFPTGKKWDTARRVPADKRYVICNADEGDPGAFMDRAVLEGNPHSVLEGMLLCAYVVGSDEGYIYVRAEYPLAVRRLRIAIEQAERYGLLGTDILGSGMNFNIKINEGAGAFVCGESTALMSSIEGNRGIPRIKVPRSTEKGLFGKPTVLNNVETFANVPKIVVNGGGWFASVGTERSKGTKIFALSGKVQNTGLVEVPMGITLRDLIFGIGGGIKGGGKFKALQIGGPSGGSLPEDMLDLPIDYESLTGAGAMMGSGSIVVMDDENCMVNMARFFLNFTERESCGKCTPCREGTTRMLEILERITTGNGNLNDIPLLEYLGGVVKTTAFCGLGTSAPNPVLTTLSYFRNEYLRHIRDRRCPAGECLALRQFIIMTDKCSGCGACAFVCPAKAISGEKKKPHQIDLDACIRCGRCYEICKKYKAIKRR
- a CDS encoding GHKL domain-containing protein, coding for MTFITVILISFPEAILVAMLGLVLVGVRPRWRQLAAIGALQAGAAYLVRLSPVPFGAHTVFLAAVFVGVIRLVVRMDWRVAALAGLLGLTIYEAIETVTVPLLIHLTGYPLTHVLKHPYLRIPFFIPEAALLGLITWLCRRFGFNLLGPPPGYQVDSSEWHSLNRSYFLVYLLAILPVILLAILNTAFLASRTGAFPTRYLSVFLIGMALAVLILTALTPIKIQAVSRAVAGAYAAGKTAESLMHIGELLRLVRRQHHDFHHELQTVYGLLETGCCEEARQYIRKTHETISAPLELIRTDNLYVTALLYTKLALAEAKQIRLEPVTECSLEKLPLNLLEVASLFGNLLDNALEAVENNPSEERIVHLEIKRDQKGCFISVANRGRLDITQRTRLFQEGCTTKEGHAGLGLASVRKIVEKYGGTITVTCHGNETVFRVSLPLDEHASAV
- the groES gene encoding co-chaperone GroES, which encodes MIRPLGERVVVKPLPMEEVTKGGIVLPDTAKEKPQKGEVMAVGSGRLLDNGQRVPIDLKVGDQVLYSKYAGNEIKLDGEEYLILRESDILGVI
- a CDS encoding accessory gene regulator B family protein gives rise to the protein MNLAQVATKLALYLANQADLPNERVDSLRFGLEIIIGTMIKGVLLFAVAWALNIVAEVAVALSAGSVFRLLAGGAHCSGYGRCLLLGIGVYLAIGKVSAIYGFSLSSCWLFYLIIICYLFCCFVAFRWAPGKVPGVELTPPKQRLFKVLSLFYLHFLLMGMFYLVVNGYKSLAFAIFLALLAQGLSLTPIGYRLIKRYDMWIIINRQGKEVYGGASEV
- a CDS encoding formate dehydrogenase accessory sulfurtransferase FdhD, whose product is MITTQRQIHRYTRGNWEDPSDVVVREEVFLIYLDGHHIHTAFCLPADLDLLLIGHLFQSRFITELSDIETLEMDSTKKEAHVILRASRSKPDYPPVPSLPLEPFITPEIVLKYAENLAENHLFRKTGAVHCGLIVDSDKVVFMVEDTGRFNVLEKLTGFILRKKLNPSGLILFFSGRLTCGVMERVSRSGIRVVVSPAAPTSRGIETAIAEGVTAIGFARGERFNLYTHPERIVRE
- the fdhF gene encoding formate dehydrogenase subunit alpha translates to MAKEVTLIINGQEITVPEGTTILEAARGADVDIPTLCHDPELALWGGCRLCIVEVRGMKSMPASCCTPVRRGMVVETESPAVRHARRTLIELFLANHPDDCLACEKTGACKLQDLAYRYGVRQSSFAGKKRNYPIEKENPFIVRDMNKCILCGLCVRVCSEIAGRSVIDFTNRGFFSKITPAMDLPLEKSECVFCGNCISVCPVGAITAKPMWGQGRRWEVKKVRTVCPYCGTGCSFDLNVKGDRVIGVTSTPEAPVNGRWLCIKGRFGFGFIHHRERLQMPLIRSPYLFSKVTWEKAVSTAAGRLKEIKAKYGPEAIGILASARCTNEENYLLNKFARAVVGTNNIDHCARLUHSPTVAGLAASFGSGAATNTLAEIPDAEFILVLGSNTTETHPVVAIQIQKALRRGAVLAVVDPRATEISSRARYHLQIKPGTDVALLNAMANVIIKEKLQDKEFVSTRTEDFEAFHKEVKRCPPEMAAELCGISADAVRAVARGYARAGTAVILYTMGITQHTCGTNNVMAIANLAMLCGHVGKESSGIYPLRGQNNVQGACDMGALPDCLPGYQRLDDPKVHAKFKAAWNAPVPKKPGLAAPEMFEAAAEGRIKAMYIAGENPALTEADGGMVKKALEKLELLVVQDLFLTETARFAHVVLPAASFAEKEGTFTNTERRIQRVHKAVYPVGEAKPDGEIICLMARAMGYPMWYSSPAEVMAEIANLTPIYGGVSYSYLENDGLFWPCPAPGHPGTRILHQKRFIRGKGRFHPVSFSPPDEQPDDEFPLLLITGRYLTHYHSGTMTSRTPLGFYQQTWVELSMQDAERLDIGCRDRVTVTSRQGRVKMVATVNENLPEGVIFATFHSAESPVNLLVGPWRDPIAKIPAFKGVAVKIEKAVK
- a CDS encoding 5-formyltetrahydrofolate cyclo-ligase, with amino-acid sequence MQDTLHWRKEEARAVLLKRRDALIKETVKDWGETIQESVRRLPLFQGARIIMFYAPFRNEVETEGLIKEALAAGKRVVFPVADKVNRELVARQIMRYPDDLTPGAYNILEPLSSCPVIAAKEVDLIFVPGAAFDPQGYRLGYGGGYYDRFLPRTKGISIGLAYHFQLLVTVFPEEHDWPVNFVVTEDVTIETNAEARRRK
- the nuoE gene encoding NADH-quinone oxidoreductase subunit NuoE; amino-acid sequence: MRYLCSAQLEEDPELNAIVDLYRNRPEQLIAALLAVQKLYGYLPEAAMRSLAKELKVPFSKIYGAATFYSQFRLKPRGRHLASVCLGTACQVRGGERIYRRVKRELGVKLGETTPDGRFTLETVSCVGACGMAPVVIVDEHTHGRQTPEKAVKVINSYD